The genomic region CCTGACCTTGCGGTCGATGATGCGTTTCACGTTCCCGTAACTAGGGTTTCCGCCGCCGTGGATGACCCGGAGCACCTTGAGGCCTGCGATGGTGAGGTCATCGATGCGCCGTTCGACGGCTTCCGCGGCTTCGTCAGCGGTCATGCCGTGCAGGTCAATCTCGTCTTCGGGCATGGGGAGGTCCCAGGCTGCGGGGTTGCGGCGCATCTTGCGCCCGCGCATCATGCGCACGGGCCTCGCGGCGGCGTCTGCTTCCGCCTGCTTCTGCATCTGCTCGTCCTTGTCTTCCATGCGGTGGTTCATTATCCACTGCATCTGGAATTCTTCTTCAGCATTCAGGGGCATCTCAATTCCTCAACCCAAATATAGAAACTGGGCTAGGCCCTAAAATTCCCATGGTAGTTCCAGCTCCACTGGTCGGGGTGCTCGGCTATCCAGTGCTCGGTTTCACGGGCGATGTCGCTCACGAGGTCGCGCCCCTGCGCACAATATTTCGGCGGGTAGAACGTCTCGAAGTGGATGACGATGCGGCGTTCGGGCGTGTTTTCGGTCCAGGTGCGGAAGGTGACGATGCCCGCTCCCATCCGGTTGATTTTCTCGATGAGCCGCAGGTAGAGTGTGGTTTGCCGGCCGAACAGTTCGACGGTGTTTCCCTTCGTGTTTTTCCCCTGGTCAAAGACCATCGCTAAAATTCCCTTGGTGCGGAAGAGCTCGCGGATGAGCCTGCCAGTTTCTTCGGGGTGGTATTCGGTGAGGTGCGGATCGCTGCGGAGCTCCCTGAGCACTTCGCGGAAGGCAACGTCCCCGACGGAATCGGTGATGAGGTGGACGTGCTCGCTGTAGCGGCAGAGGATGCGGTGCATCAGTTCGAAGGAACCCTGGTGGATGCTGATGCCGGCGATAGGCATCCCGATTTTTGCGCATTCGGCGACGGCGTTCTTGATGATGTCCTCGTTCTCGAACACGATGCGGCGTTCCACGCTTTTGAAGCGGGCGAGGCCGCGGTACGAATCGAGCGCGTTCCAGTAGATGCCCTTGAACACGTCGCGCGCAGTCACGTTCTGCTTCAAATATCCCCTTGCCGCGTCCAAGTGCTTTACGACACGCCCGTAGGCGCGCTCGGTGTGGAGCGCCTTGTATATGGGGAATGCGATGGTGAAAAGGAATGAGTAGAAAAAGTCCGGCAGCCGCAGCAGTACGTGCAGCGCAACTTTATATATGCCGAACTTTATTTTCTGCATTGGAACGGTGATGCCGCAACAAGTGCGGCATGACAACTGGCGCTATTCGTCGAACTCCAGGATGTTCTTGCCGAGTTCTCGCTCGAAAAGCCTGCGCGAGAGATTTTCGCCGGCGTAGCTGATGGTGGGCGACACTTCGTAAAGTTTGTTGGGCTTCACGGCGATGTGAGCCTTCACGAGCCATTCGCGGTGGAGCTTGCCGATCATCGTGCGGGCTGTCTTCGGGCTGTCCGTGCCTTCCGCGTTCTTGACCGGGCTAAATTCCTCCTCGCGGATGACGCCGAAGGGGAGCATGGAGCCGAGCTGCGGGAAGGCGTCGAAAAGGAACTGCTCGAACTTGAAGCAGTTTTCGATGCCGCATACGGTCTTGCGGGCGGTATGCCACGGGAGCTTACTGGTCTGCAGCTTGCGAAGCCCGCTCACCTTGAACAGGTGGATTGCGAGGTTGCCGCCGTCGAAGACGAGGCTTCCGTCCGGGTTCGTCATGTCGCGGTATTCCTCGGGCAAGTCGCTGTATTCGACCACGCCGGGCTTGTTGTTCTGGAAGGCGAAAATGCCCACGCGTTCTTGCGCGTTCGCCTTGTGCACCACCTTCGATGCGCTGGAGGCCATGCCGTTGTCGGCGAGTGCCCCGATGAATGCGGGGTCGCAGATGCGGCAGAGCGCGTTGTCGACGCTGTAGAGGAACACGTATTCTATGCCTTTTTCGACGAGCCATGCGAGCGAACCGCTCTGGGCGAGCGCGCGGAAGCAGCCGCCGTTACCGTCGGGTACGAGTGCGAGCCTGTCGCCATCGAGTACTGCCTTGCCGTCGGGCGTGAGCGCGCAGATGGTGCCCTGCTCAAAGAAGCGGATGTTGTCGCGGTCCATCCCGAAGAAGTTGTGTTCGGTAAAGAAGTTGACGGTCGCCTCGTGATTCAGCGGACTCGTCATGATGCACCACGGAATCGGGTGGCCGACCTGTGCGGAAAGGTTCTGCAGGCGTTCCGCCTGAAGTTGGAAGAGGCTCTTGTGACTCGGGAGCCCGATGTCGAACATACCCTTGGGGCCGTCGAAGCCGAGGCGCGAACCCTGGCCGCCCGCGACGAGGAACGCCGCCACCTTGCCCTTCCCGAGCAGCATCTCGCCGATTTCCTTCCAGTAGTTGTACTTGAGGTCATCTTCGGCAATGCGGAAAGGCATGGGCTTCAGGTCGGCGGAGACGTTGTCCGCCTTGCTCGCGTTCGATTTTTCGGTATAGAGCGCCTTCAGTTCTTCCCAGTCCTGGCTTGCGATGTCGCGTTCGAGGAGCTTGCGTGCATCCCCGGAGAGTTTTTCAAGGTGCGCCGCCAAATCCTGCTGGCCGGCCGCGTTCAGAGTCTCGATAATATCCATGCGCTTTAATATAGAAACGTCAATGTCTCATTTCAGCGGGTTGGCGACCTGTTTTACGTCGAAATTCCTGAAGTTGTCCCTGAATTTCCCGTTGGAATCAATCACTTCGGCTATTGCGGAATCGATGACCGATGTGTCTTTAGGGAATTCAAGATTGCTCGGGACAAAGACACGGTACTCGCTTAAGCTTGATGCGGGTTGCCCGGCAAATTGTGCAATGATTAACAGGGAATCGAAGTTTTGTAGGCAGTTTTCCCCGCAAATATCTTCCATCGCATAGGAGAACTGCTTGTAGAAGATGCAGTCCGAGCCGTAGCAGGATTCCTCGTCAAGGATGGTTTGCAGGTTTTGCGGCTCTAGCCTAAAGCGCGTGTATTCGCCGTTGTTCTTGACTCTTCCGTAGAAATAATTCACGATATGGCGCCCACTAACTTGGACTCGGAGCGAATCGTCTATGGAGACAGCCTGTATGGAGTGGATTTCGCATTCCTGGAAAGTAATTTCCTTTTCACCGTAGGTCAGTTTTTCAACCTTGGCGGGAACAAGGCCGCTTTGATAGACAAGGGCGCATTTTAAGGTGGCCGAAGTATCCTTGCCGATAAAGTCGATGATGTGGGGATTGTCGTACAGGTATGCCTGGGCGTGGGATGCTTGGACGAGCGAGCGAACCTCCGGGTTGATAAAACTGAGATTCACCCGTAGCGTATCAGCCCCCTTTTGCAGGTAGCAGTTGGATTGGAGGCTGTCGCCGTATGCCGCCAAGGCCGATGACGAATAGTCCCATACAAAATCGAAGTTCGGGTGTATATATGCGAAAAAGTTGTCGGTGCAGCTGGAGCGTGTGCTGATATCGGGAGATGCGGTATTGTAGAATGCGGAGGGCTCGCCGGGGATAAAGTGGATTGTCTGCGAAATGTTGGCACACTTGGTGGAATCCATCTGGATTGTGAGCACGTGTTCCTGGGTGTAGATTGTTTCGGGAACCTTGATTCCCAGGTGGTGCATGGCGCGCGGGTCCGACGTCTCGTAGGTCTCGGCTTGGGCGCCATCCCAGAAGGCGGTGATGTCGGAGAGGCTGCAGTCCGTGTCCTTGCGTAATTGTGGGTTGTAGTAGATGTCGGTTACGCGGGACTTGACTTCGATGGTGTCTTCGTGATGGTTGTTTGCCCAGTCATGGAAAAACGCATTCGTCTGTATCGGGCACTTCTGCAGCCCCGCGTTTTCAACATAGAAGCATACGTCCGGTTCCCATTCAAGGGTGCTTTCCAGTGCAAGCAGGTCCTCGTAGGCTTTCTTCTGTTCTTCCGTCAGTTCAGGCTCGCTGGAGGAATTGCCGGAATCGCAGGCGGCAAGTATGCTAGCTAGTATTGCAGATAAAGTTGTAAAACGGTATTTCATACAAATAAATATATGTTTTTCCCTATGCTGCGAACCTTTGATGACCAATATTGTTCAAAGTCTTGATAAAGCCCTCTTTTTTTATGATAGAAGTATCGAAATTTCAAGAAATAACGCGAAATCGGCTCCGTTTGGGCTGATTTTTTGAATGCGGATGCAAAATTGTAAACTTTCCGTTACTCTTTGGTAAAAAAAGCTTATATTAGGGGAATGGAGGCCCGCATGAATTTTTTAACTAGAATCCTTGCTCTTGGCGCCGCTGCGCTTGCGCTTTCGGCGTGCAGTGTCGCGCGCGTCAACAACTTCGAGTTTGGCGCATCGGAGGCTCCGGAAGTCCGAGGGCCGTCTACCTATATCGAGCCCAATGAGAATATAGCCCGTGTATCGGCGTCGCTCATTGCTGCCGACGAGGACGAGGTCCTTATGCCGGTAAAGAGCCGCAAACTAGATGAAAGGGTGGCGGTCAAGTTGTCTGATGTGACGGTATCGACTGCGCCCAAAAAGGTTCAAGAGAATTATGCCCGTCTCGATATCGGGGGTTACAGCTTTGCCGCTTCGGTAGATTTCATTTTGAAGTGGGATGCCATTTTCTTCCAGTTGGGTCTGGCGTACTACGACGGAGCCTATTACTATGCTTCATTGGGCACGAACCACAAGTATTACGAATATGGCGTGTTCGTCGGAGAATTCCATCAGATTACCCGCGTCAAGTATTATGGCTATTGGTGCAGTGTGGACGGCTGTACTCAGGATGACAGGGACGATAAGTACGAGTCGACGCAGTTGCGCATGCTTTCGGATGTGTTCTTGGGTGGCTATGCCGGATTACATTTCTGGCGGCTTTCTCTCAACTATACCTTGAGCCTGTACACGCCGAGCCTGGATGTCCCGGACCTCTCCTATACCATGCCGATGATTGTCTCGAACTACCTGTCGGCCGGAATCAAGATTACAGATAACTTAATGGTGCGGGGAGGCGCTGTGGCGAGCCTTGTCCGCACGTGGAGTAAACCCCATCTGGGATTGAAGTTCTCCATTGATTACAATATTGGCGAGTCCAAATCGTCGAAAAATAAATATGAAAGTAGCGAGGAAGCGGAACCCGCGGCAAAATCAGAAACTTTTGCTGCGCCCGCACCTACGGTAGAAACTGAAATTCCTGCGGAAACGGAACCTGCAGCGGAAACTGAAAGCGCTACAGAATCGGAACCGACGACGGAAGCAGAAACTGTGGCAGAATCTGAAACTGCGGCAGAGGCTGAACCTGTGGCAGAAAATGAAACTCCTGCAGAAAACAGCGCGGAGGAGCCTGCCGAGGCCCAGACGGAAGAATCTGCAGAATAGCTTTTAGCGCAGACCGAAGAATATCACCATGCTCACGATAAGCGCGAAGATGCTTATCAGGTGCATGCGCCACACGATTTTCGAGTTCATCAGGGGCTTGCTGGGGAACTTGCCTTCCCATTTTTTCTGGTAGTGGTGGTGGAGCGGTGCGCACAGGAATATGCGCTTGCCTGTACCGGTAGTCTTCTTGGTGAACTTGAACCAGAGAATCTGGAGGAGCACGGAGCAGGCTTCGGCGATGATGATGATGCACACGATGGGGAGGAACAGCCCCGCCTGCACCAGGATGAACATGATGCCGATGGTGGCGCCAAAGCCCACGGAGCCTGCGTCGCCCATGTAGATTTCGGCCGGAGGGCTATTGAACCACAGGTAGGCGAGCAGTGCGCCCGCGATGGAGAGCGCTATCGGGAAGAGTTCGTCACAGCCGGGCAGGTACGGCACGTGCAGGTACGTACTGAAGATGAAGTTGCCGCTCACGTAGGCGACAAGGCCCACGAAGATCATGCTGGTAAGGATAGGCACCGAGACAAGGCTGTCGAGGCCGTCGGTAAAGTTTGTCCCGTTCGCGCTGGCCGCGATGACGAACGTCATGAAGGCGACAAAGATCCAGTTGGGGAGGTGGATCTGGAATACGTCGATGGGGCAGAAGGGGATGGTCAGGTCGCCCTTGAGCTCGGGGATGAACTTGTAGCAGAAAATCGCGACGATGAAACTGAATAGGAAGTAGAGGAACAGGCGTAGGCTGCTGGAAATACCGTCCGCCTTGTCCATGTAGTCGGCGGCCTTGAGCTTGCCGAGCTTGATGAGGCGCTTGGCACGGACTTTCGCGATGTCGTCGATGGCGCCCACGGCAGAAAATGCCGCGAGAATCACGAGGGTCGATATGGTGTAGCCGTTCATCTTGCAGACGAGGAGCGAGACCACCTCGACGACCACCACCAGGAGGAGCCCGCCCATAATCGGGGGGGATTTGGTCTTGCCGTCCTTGTCGAAGTCGCTGGTGGCATCGAGCCCCTGCAACAGTCGGATGTACTTGGGCATGAAGAACAGCACGAGGATGATGGAGAGCATGGCGGCGACGCCTGCACGGAAGAGACGCCCGTCGAAAAGGTCAATACTGGTAATGTGATAAAGCCAATGACAGAGCATAGTTATCAAAATCTCGGGGCTAGATTCCCGTTAGGTTTAAAGTTTCGGGTCCCATACACACCAAAAATAAAATTTTGGGCGGGACTTGGCATTGGATGGACTGAAATTTCTACATTATGGGACATGAGTGAATTGCGTATCGACTGCCCCCATTGCGGATCCACCTTCAACGTCATGCTGGACGGGGAACCCTCGTCCATGATGGTCTTTGCCTGTGCCAAGTGCAAGACCCCGCTGATGTATTGCGGTGGGGTGACTTCGGAACTCGACCGCGATGAATTTCAGAAACTGCGCGAGCGGCTGGTACGCGTGCTGAACGGCGTGATGAACCGCGAGGGGTCTATGAGCGAGGTTGCTGCCTCCCTCAAGCACCTAGTCGAGGACTCGAACGCCCTGGCCGAAAGCAGGCACGAATCCGAGAAGCCGGTGATTTCGGACGATGCTCTCGAAAGTTTGCAGAAGGGCCTCGCCGAACTCGACGTGGACAGTTTCCTCGAGAAGATGTAATGTTTCCTTCGTGTCATCCTGAGCGGAGGGCGCAGCCCGTAGTCGAAGGATCTACTTAGATGTTTAACTTTTTCATAGCAGCTCTCGTGGTGGCGCTTGCTCCCGGCCCCGACAACTTGTTCGTGCTCGCTCAAAGTGCGGCACACGGCGCAAGGGCGGGCTTTAGCGTGATTTGCGGGCTGTGCACGGGCATTTGCGTGCAGACAGTACTCCTGATTGTGGGAGTGTCTGCGCTGATTGCGGCAAGCCCGATTGCGTTCTTTGTACTGCAGTGCTGCGGGGCGGCGTACCTGCTTTACCTCGCGTACAAGAGCTTTCAGGTCCGTGCCGGCGTCGTGAAACTGGACGATGGCGCGGGTCTTCCGTTCCGCAGGCTCTACCTGCGCGGCATCATCATGAACCTCACGAACCCGAAGGCGGTGCTTTTCGCGCTTTCGTTTATCCCGCCGGCGGTCGACATGAGCCGCGACATGAGTCCGACACTCCAGATGGTTGTCCTCGGTGCGGAATTCGTGACGGCGACCTTCATCGTGTTCGGCTCCATCGCGCTACTTGCGGGCGCCGTGAAGAAATTCATGCTCAACAGCCCGAAGGCGAACCGCAACCTCAACTGGTTCAGCGGCTGCGTGTTTATCGCCCTCGCGGTCTTGCTGTTCGTTGTTTAACGTTACTTGAGTTGCGTCGTGATGTCGATTGTGCCGCCACGGCCAAACTGGTCCATGTAGGTCAGCTTCCACGTGAACGATGCCGGGGTTTTGCCCGAGGTGTTGATGAGGCGTACTGAGAACGTTTTGGCGAGTTCGGGGAGGAACCAGCCTTGGCAAGGGCCTGTGGCGCCTGTTGGCGCGGGGTTATAGGATTGCGATACGATGCCGCAACCCTGATCGTTTACATAGGTGTCGTATTCTATGGAACTCTTGCCGAAGCCGGATTGCCTGACATAAAATGTTTCGTCAAATAGTTTGTAGCCGTGTTCAGCGCGCTTTTCGGAGTCGGCGATGTTCGCCTTGACGGTGTCCAGTTCCTCCTTAGGGAATAACATGGAATAGGGTTCCGTTACGCGCTCCAATTGGTTGAACGTGAAATTGGCGTCTAGGTGCAAGACAATGCCTTCGGGGAGCCCGCTTGCTCGCATTTTGTAGTTGCTGACAAACTGTACCAGCGTGGTGCAGGTTGCTGCCGGAAGTGTCGAAAGCTTGCTCTTGATGTCATCTATGTCGAATTCAGGGATGTCGGCATAGGGAATGTACGATGTGAGGGCGCTGTCGCCCAGGTTGATGTCGATGAGCCTTGTCTCGTCGGTGCTGCCTTGGAAATACTTGGAGTAGTGCTCGTCATTGGGGAACATTCCTTCGCTATGGAGGCTAATGTACCCTCCGACATATTCTATGCAACTGCTTTGACGGCACGTAAAGGATCCGTCTGTCTTGATGTCGCAACCGCCCTGGTCAAAATAGCCCGTGTCGAGCGCTCCGTTGTCGACAGGGTAGAGCAGGCGGTAAATCTTATGGCGTTCATCTTGGGGTTCGTCAAGTAATTTGCTGTAACTGCTTGATGAACGTGCAATCGGTTCGAAAAAAGAGGAATCGGCGTTGCTGCCGTCTGCGGAACTGGAAGGATTTTCTGCCGAACTAGAAGGGTTTGCTTCAGAACTTGTGGGATTCTCTGCCGCACTAGATAAAACTGCTGCAGAACTGGAGAGGCTTGAACTGAAATTCTGACTTGCGGAACTCGATGTCGCAGTACTAGAGATTTCGGAACTTGAAACCTTGGAATCCGAAGAACCTTGTGCAGAACTGGTGACTTGATCGCTTGAACTTTCACCTGATGCGTCAGGTACATCGCTTACGTTGTCGGAGCATCCTATTAGAACGCCCATTGTAAGAATGATTGTTGCCGGTAGCTTGTGTATGAATTTGCCCTTCATGAAAGGTCCCTCCTTCTTGTTTTTAATATAATCAAAAATGGGAGGGACTGACCGTAAATTTATTTTAGAGCTGCTTTTCGATCAGTTTCAGGATTTTCTCGATGGCCACTTCGGGTGCGTCGCTGGTATCTCCGCCGGCGGCACGGGTGTGGCCGCCACCGCCGAACTCGCGGGCAATCGCGTTCACGTCTACGATGTAGTTGCTGCGCAGGCTAATCTTGTACTTGCCGTTTACCGGATACAGGAACAGGGCCACTTCGGTGCCGCCGACTTCGCGCACGGTGTCGATGACGTTGCTGAGTTCCACGGGCGAAACGCCGAAGCGGTCCATGTCTTCGGGGGTGATGTGGGCGTAGACCACTTTACCCCCGAGTCCGAGCTTGCAGTTTTCCATC from Fibrobacter sp. UWR2 harbors:
- a CDS encoding Smr/MutS family protein, producing the protein MPLNAEEEFQMQWIMNHRMEDKDEQMQKQAEADAAARPVRMMRGRKMRRNPAAWDLPMPEDEIDLHGMTADEAAEAVERRIDDLTIAGLKVLRVIHGGGNPSYGNVKRIIDRKVRSEWSNRIRLYKVEPDNAGSSILIIGKPANSDAPARPAPKKPSKTARKK
- a CDS encoding lauroyl acyltransferase, yielding MQKIKFGIYKVALHVLLRLPDFFYSFLFTIAFPIYKALHTERAYGRVVKHLDAARGYLKQNVTARDVFKGIYWNALDSYRGLARFKSVERRIVFENEDIIKNAVAECAKIGMPIAGISIHQGSFELMHRILCRYSEHVHLITDSVGDVAFREVLRELRSDPHLTEYHPEETGRLIRELFRTKGILAMVFDQGKNTKGNTVELFGRQTTLYLRLIEKINRMGAGIVTFRTWTENTPERRIVIHFETFYPPKYCAQGRDLVSDIARETEHWIAEHPDQWSWNYHGNFRA
- a CDS encoding UTP--glucose-1-phosphate uridylyltransferase, translating into MDIIETLNAAGQQDLAAHLEKLSGDARKLLERDIASQDWEELKALYTEKSNASKADNVSADLKPMPFRIAEDDLKYNYWKEIGEMLLGKGKVAAFLVAGGQGSRLGFDGPKGMFDIGLPSHKSLFQLQAERLQNLSAQVGHPIPWCIMTSPLNHEATVNFFTEHNFFGMDRDNIRFFEQGTICALTPDGKAVLDGDRLALVPDGNGGCFRALAQSGSLAWLVEKGIEYVFLYSVDNALCRICDPAFIGALADNGMASSASKVVHKANAQERVGIFAFQNNKPGVVEYSDLPEEYRDMTNPDGSLVFDGGNLAIHLFKVSGLRKLQTSKLPWHTARKTVCGIENCFKFEQFLFDAFPQLGSMLPFGVIREEEFSPVKNAEGTDSPKTARTMIGKLHREWLVKAHIAVKPNKLYEVSPTISYAGENLSRRLFERELGKNILEFDE
- a CDS encoding LysE family translocator; translation: MFNFFIAALVVALAPGPDNLFVLAQSAAHGARAGFSVICGLCTGICVQTVLLIVGVSALIAASPIAFFVLQCCGAAYLLYLAYKSFQVRAGVVKLDDGAGLPFRRLYLRGIIMNLTNPKAVLFALSFIPPAVDMSRDMSPTLQMVVLGAEFVTATFIVFGSIALLAGAVKKFMLNSPKANRNLNWFSGCVFIALAVLLFVV